The following proteins are co-located in the Frigidibacter mobilis genome:
- a CDS encoding EamA family transporter, with protein sequence MSNWVISLEGTPAGHQAALVLALAAALLHAVFGALQKGRHDPWISRAAIDSFVVLYALAMIPLVPWPEPHMWPIFAGAWVIHILYKILQAMTYARGAYTVVYPVVRGTGPLFAVIGAGLIFGEHFTPGQWAGVGVLLAGIFGLAAYNLRTITVDRDTMVPALGLAVATGGFVALYTTYDAYGIRASADPFTFLVWFFLIDGLALPFVFARRIGRLPAADRLALVKRGALGAVVAYLSFGSIMLATRLDKVGEAAVLRETSTVFAALIGWLVLGEVVGPRRAGLMALIAAGAVIVKLAG encoded by the coding sequence ATGAGCAACTGGGTCATCTCCCTCGAAGGCACGCCCGCGGGGCATCAGGCGGCGCTGGTGCTTGCGCTGGCCGCCGCCCTGCTGCACGCCGTCTTCGGCGCACTGCAGAAGGGCCGCCACGATCCCTGGATCAGCCGCGCCGCCATCGACAGTTTCGTCGTGCTCTACGCCCTTGCCATGATCCCGCTGGTCCCCTGGCCCGAGCCGCATATGTGGCCGATCTTCGCCGGGGCCTGGGTGATCCATATCCTCTACAAGATCCTGCAGGCGATGACCTATGCCCGCGGCGCCTATACCGTGGTCTACCCGGTGGTGCGCGGCACCGGGCCGCTCTTCGCGGTGATCGGCGCCGGGCTGATCTTCGGCGAGCACTTCACGCCCGGGCAATGGGCGGGGGTGGGCGTCCTCTTGGCCGGGATCTTCGGCCTGGCCGCCTACAACCTGCGTACCATCACCGTCGACCGTGACACGATGGTGCCCGCGCTTGGCCTTGCGGTGGCCACCGGCGGTTTCGTCGCGCTCTACACCACCTATGATGCCTACGGCATCCGGGCCAGCGCCGACCCCTTCACCTTCCTGGTGTGGTTCTTCCTGATCGACGGGCTGGCGCTGCCCTTCGTGTTTGCGCGCCGGATCGGGCGGCTTCCCGCCGCGGATCGCCTTGCGCTGGTGAAACGGGGTGCCCTCGGCGCCGTGGTGGCCTATCTCAGCTTTGGTTCCATCATGCTGGCCACGCGCCTCGACAAGGTGGGCGAGGCGGCGGTATTGCGGGAGACATCGACGGTCTTCGCGGCACTGATCGGCTGGCTGGTGCTGGGTGAGGTGGTGGGGCCGCGCCGCGCAGGCTTGATGGCGCTGATCGCGGCGGGCGCGGTGATCGTGAAACTTGCAGGCTAG
- the hisC gene encoding histidinol-phosphate transaminase: MSRFWSPVVERLVPYTPGEQPKGGTFIKLNTNENPYGPSPRALEAIRASTDGRLRLYPDPAAADLAQAIGAGFGLGPENVFLGNGSDEVLAHAFHAFFAGRGPILFPDVTYSFYRSTCALYGIEYREIALDDSFRTDPADWRAPCGGMVIANPNAPTGIALPLAALRQILAQAPDTLVLVDEAYVDFGGASAAGLVAEFDNLLVVQTFSKSRSLAGLRVGFALGQPPLIEALRRIKDSFNSYPLGHLALAGALAAWEDRAWFEQTRAQVMAERGRMAAGLAGQGFQVLPSATNFLFASHAALRAETLLADLRAQGILVRHFTAPRIRNWLRISVGTAQDGDALLQATARIAAARA, encoded by the coding sequence ATGAGCAGATTCTGGAGCCCGGTGGTTGAGCGGCTGGTGCCCTACACCCCCGGCGAGCAGCCCAAGGGCGGCACCTTCATCAAGCTCAACACCAACGAGAACCCCTACGGCCCCTCACCCCGCGCGCTTGAGGCGATCCGCGCCTCAACGGACGGCCGCCTGCGGCTCTATCCCGACCCGGCCGCGGCGGATCTTGCGCAGGCCATCGGCGCAGGGTTCGGGCTCGGCCCGGAGAATGTCTTCCTGGGCAATGGCTCCGACGAGGTTCTGGCCCATGCGTTCCACGCCTTCTTCGCCGGCAGGGGGCCGATACTCTTCCCCGATGTCACCTACAGCTTCTACCGCAGCACCTGCGCGCTCTATGGCATCGAGTACCGCGAGATCGCGCTGGATGACAGCTTCCGCACCGACCCCGCCGACTGGCGCGCCCCCTGCGGCGGCATGGTGATCGCCAATCCGAACGCGCCGACCGGGATCGCCCTGCCGCTGGCCGCGCTTCGACAGATCCTGGCCCAGGCCCCCGATACGCTTGTGCTGGTCGATGAGGCCTATGTCGATTTCGGCGGGGCAAGCGCGGCGGGGCTGGTGGCAGAGTTCGACAACCTGCTGGTGGTGCAGACCTTCTCGAAATCCCGCAGCCTTGCGGGGCTGCGCGTCGGCTTCGCGCTCGGCCAGCCACCGCTGATCGAGGCGCTGCGCCGCATCAAGGACAGCTTCAACTCCTACCCGCTTGGCCACCTTGCGCTGGCGGGCGCGCTGGCGGCCTGGGAGGACCGGGCGTGGTTCGAGCAGACGCGGGCACAGGTGATGGCAGAACGCGGGCGGATGGCAGCGGGGCTGGCGGGGCAGGGGTTCCAGGTGCTGCCCTCGGCGACGAATTTCCTCTTCGCCTCGCATGCCGCGCTCCGGGCCGAAACGCTGCTGGCGGATCTGCGCGCGCAGGGTATCCTCGTGCGCCACTTCACGGCGCCGCGGATCCGCAACTGGCTGCGGATCTCGGTCGGCACCGCGCAGGACGGCGACGCGCTGCTGCAAGCCACGGCCCGGATCGCTGCCGCCCGGGCCTGA
- the xseA gene encoding exodeoxyribonuclease VII large subunit, which produces MDDLFEDDGPETGGNAHEYSVSELSGAVKRVIEGEFGLVRVRGEVGRVSRPASGHLYFDLKDDRSVIAAISWKGQAAKMAVRPEEGMEVIATGRLTTFPGQSKYQLIVEQVEPAGAGALMAMLERRRAALAAEGLFDAARKQPIPFLPQVIGVVTSPSGAVIRDILHRLRDRFPRRVLIWPVAVQGEKCAAEVAAAIRGFNALTPGGAIPRPDLIIVARGGGSLEDLWGFNEEVVVRAAAASAIPLISAVGHETDTTLIDFAADLRAPTPTAAAELAVPVRSDLMALMAEQGARLHRAVLQRGQMRRQRLTDLARALGRPEALVAPARQRLDLVGGQLDPALRGATAARRAGFERLAGKVGPQLLTGFIGAERRHLAQWSARLAPALGLRQERARQRLADWSGRLGPALARAGAEAQRDTARKAATLAGLAARLDAAASGRVQSAAERLAALDRMRLTLGYRETLRRGYAVVRAGAHVVTSRAVAAGAGALEIEFHDGRLPVQPGPGASQPALPQPEIPHPEAPSPKPRKSRSGGSDGGQGSLF; this is translated from the coding sequence ATGGATGACCTTTTCGAAGATGACGGCCCCGAAACCGGCGGCAATGCCCATGAATACAGCGTGTCCGAGCTGTCGGGCGCGGTGAAGCGGGTGATCGAGGGCGAGTTCGGGCTGGTGCGGGTGCGTGGCGAGGTGGGGCGGGTGTCGCGCCCGGCCTCGGGGCATCTCTATTTCGACCTCAAGGATGACCGTTCCGTCATCGCCGCGATCTCGTGGAAAGGCCAGGCGGCGAAGATGGCCGTGCGCCCCGAGGAGGGGATGGAGGTGATCGCCACCGGCCGTCTGACCACCTTCCCCGGCCAGTCGAAATACCAGCTGATCGTCGAGCAGGTGGAGCCTGCCGGGGCCGGCGCGCTGATGGCGATGCTGGAGCGCCGCCGAGCCGCGCTGGCCGCCGAGGGGCTGTTCGATGCCGCGCGCAAGCAGCCCATCCCCTTCCTGCCGCAGGTGATCGGCGTCGTCACCTCGCCGTCCGGTGCGGTGATCCGCGACATCCTGCACCGCCTGCGCGACCGCTTCCCGCGCCGGGTGCTGATCTGGCCGGTGGCGGTGCAGGGCGAGAAATGCGCGGCCGAGGTGGCGGCGGCGATCCGCGGCTTCAACGCGCTGACACCGGGCGGCGCGATCCCGCGTCCCGACCTCATCATCGTGGCGCGGGGGGGCGGCAGCCTCGAGGATCTGTGGGGCTTCAACGAAGAAGTGGTGGTGCGCGCTGCTGCCGCCTCCGCCATCCCGCTGATTTCCGCGGTGGGGCATGAGACGGATACCACGCTGATCGACTTCGCCGCCGACCTGCGCGCGCCCACGCCCACCGCGGCGGCCGAACTGGCGGTGCCGGTGCGCAGCGACCTGATGGCGCTGATGGCCGAGCAGGGGGCGCGGCTGCACCGCGCCGTGTTGCAGCGCGGGCAGATGCGGCGGCAGCGGCTGACCGACCTGGCCCGCGCGCTTGGCCGGCCCGAGGCGCTGGTGGCCCCGGCCCGGCAGCGGCTGGATCTGGTCGGTGGCCAGCTCGACCCGGCGCTGCGCGGGGCCACGGCGGCCCGCCGCGCAGGGTTCGAGCGGCTGGCGGGCAAGGTCGGCCCGCAGCTCCTCACCGGATTCATCGGGGCCGAGCGGCGGCATCTGGCGCAATGGTCCGCCCGACTTGCCCCGGCGCTTGGCCTGCGGCAGGAGCGGGCGCGTCAGCGGCTGGCCGACTGGTCGGGCCGGCTCGGCCCGGCGCTGGCGCGGGCGGGCGCCGAGGCGCAGCGGGATACCGCGCGCAAGGCCGCGACCCTGGCCGGGCTGGCGGCGCGGCTGGACGCGGCGGCGAGCGGCCGGGTGCAGTCGGCCGCCGAGCGGCTGGCGGCGCTGGACCGGATGCGGCTGACGCTGGGATACAGGGAAACCCTGCGTCGCGGCTATGCGGTGGTGCGGGCCGGCGCCCATGTCGTTACCTCGCGTGCCGTGGCCGCCGGGGCAGGGGCGCTGGAGATCGAGTTCCATGACGGGCGGCTGCCGGTGCAGCCTGGCCCCGGCGCGTCACAGCCTGCGCTGCCGCAGCCCGAAATCCCGCACCCGGAAGCACCGTCGCCCAAGCCGCGCAAGTCCCGGAGCGGCGGCAGCGATGGCGGGCAGGGCTCGCTGTTCTGA
- a CDS encoding fatty acid desaturase codes for MPPRPISAPRMLPFWAATLLPVPLLAGAALWGGGWGVAAVAYLTLFAFALDALIAGTGNAPEGVEFPAAEALAVTLALLHLALLPLGVAAVAGATGLSGAERVLAFLGFGLFFGQVSNSNAHELIHRGGRGLYRLGVAVYVSLLFGHHASAHRLVHHRHVATAADPNSARAGEGFYRFAARAWVGSFREGWRAETALRARGSRGGMHPYAVYLGGAAAWMAAAALALGLPGLLALLALAGHAQMQLLLSDYVQHYGLSRRIADGRAEPVGPAHSWDAPQPFSGWLMLHAPRHADHHLHPGRIYPALRLDGGATPMLPRSLPAMAALALAPPLWRRVMDRRLAKWRAKGERAGALTGL; via the coding sequence ATGCCGCCCCGCCCGATTTCTGCCCCCCGGATGCTGCCATTCTGGGCGGCGACGCTGTTGCCCGTGCCGCTGCTGGCAGGCGCGGCGCTGTGGGGCGGGGGCTGGGGGGTGGCGGCGGTGGCCTATCTCACCCTGTTTGCCTTCGCGCTCGACGCGCTGATCGCCGGCACCGGCAATGCGCCGGAGGGGGTGGAGTTTCCGGCGGCGGAGGCGCTGGCGGTCACGCTGGCGCTGCTGCATCTGGCGCTGCTGCCGCTGGGGGTGGCGGCAGTGGCGGGCGCGACCGGGCTTTCGGGCGCGGAGCGGGTGCTGGCCTTCCTGGGCTTCGGGCTGTTCTTCGGGCAGGTGTCGAATTCCAACGCGCATGAGCTGATCCACCGCGGCGGGCGCGGGCTCTACCGGCTGGGGGTGGCGGTCTATGTCTCGCTGCTGTTCGGGCACCATGCCTCGGCGCATCGGCTGGTGCATCACCGGCATGTGGCGACGGCGGCCGACCCCAATTCGGCCCGCGCCGGGGAAGGGTTCTACCGCTTTGCGGCGCGGGCCTGGGTGGGATCGTTCCGCGAGGGCTGGCGGGCGGAGACGGCGTTGCGGGCGCGGGGTTCGCGGGGCGGGATGCATCCCTATGCCGTGTATCTGGGCGGGGCGGCGGCCTGGATGGCGGCGGCGGCGCTGGCCCTTGGCCTGCCGGGGCTGCTGGCCCTGCTGGCGCTGGCGGGCCATGCACAGATGCAGCTGCTGCTGTCGGACTACGTCCAGCATTACGGGCTGTCGCGGCGAATCGCGGACGGGCGGGCAGAACCGGTCGGCCCCGCCCATAGCTGGGACGCGCCGCAACCGTTTTCAGGCTGGCTGATGCTGCACGCGCCGCGCCATGCCGACCATCATCTGCATCCCGGGCGCATCTATCCGGCGCTGCGGCTGGACGGGGGCGCAACGCCGATGCTGCCGCGTTCCTTGCCGGCGATGGCCGCGCTGGCGCTGGCACCGCCGCTCTGGCGCCGGGTGATGGACCGGCGGTTGGCGAAATGGCGGGCGAAGGGCGAAAGGGCGGGTGCACTGACGGGTCTGTGA
- a CDS encoding 2Fe-2S iron-sulfur cluster-binding protein, translated as MAKITYVEHSGTRHEIEVAPGLTVMEGARDNGVPGIEADCGGACACSTCHVYVDAAWLDRVPPKDAMEEDMLDFAWQPDPARSRLTCQIKVTPDLDGLVVHLPERQI; from the coding sequence ATGGCCAAGATCACCTACGTCGAACATAGCGGCACCCGCCACGAGATCGAGGTCGCCCCCGGCCTCACTGTGATGGAGGGCGCGCGCGACAATGGCGTGCCGGGGATCGAGGCCGATTGCGGCGGCGCCTGTGCCTGTTCCACCTGTCATGTCTATGTCGATGCCGCCTGGCTCGACCGGGTGCCCCCCAAGGACGCGATGGAAGAGGACATGCTGGATTTCGCCTGGCAGCCCGACCCGGCACGCTCGCGCCTGACCTGCCAGATCAAGGTGACGCCGGACCTGGACGGACTGGTCGTGCATCTTCCCGAACGGCAGATCTGA
- the purD gene encoding phosphoribosylamine--glycine ligase: MNILVLGGGGREHALAWAIKQNPKCGRLIVAPGNAGIAQLADCAALDVLDGAAVVAFCEANAVDFVVIGPEAPLAAGVADALAAAGILAFGPSAAAARLEASKAFTKEICDACGAPTAAYARFTEAGPARDHIRRTGAPIVVKADGLAAGKGVIVAMTEAQALEGIDEIFGGAFGAAGAEVVIEEFMTGEEASFFVLCDGETVLPIGSAQDHKRAFDGDTGPNTGGMGAYSPAPVLTDAIAEAALAQIVRPTIAEMARRGTPFKGVLYAGLMIEKGAARLVEYNVRFGDPECQVLMMRLGAQVLDLLLACAEGRLAGMQVTWAEDHALSVVMATNGYPGDHARGSQIRGLEELPETSLEMVFHAGTAARDGGIIASGGRVLNVTARGASLAEARERAYGLVDRIDWPGGFCRRDIGWRAL; the protein is encoded by the coding sequence ATGAACATTCTGGTTCTGGGCGGCGGCGGGCGCGAACATGCGCTGGCCTGGGCGATCAAGCAGAACCCGAAATGTGGCAGGCTGATCGTGGCGCCCGGCAATGCCGGGATCGCGCAACTGGCCGACTGCGCGGCGCTCGATGTGCTGGACGGTGCGGCGGTGGTGGCATTCTGCGAGGCGAATGCGGTGGATTTCGTGGTGATCGGACCCGAGGCGCCGCTGGCAGCAGGGGTCGCCGATGCGCTGGCCGCGGCGGGGATCCTCGCCTTCGGTCCCTCGGCGGCGGCGGCGCGGCTGGAGGCGTCGAAGGCCTTCACCAAGGAGATCTGCGATGCCTGCGGCGCGCCGACGGCCGCCTATGCCCGCTTCACCGAGGCGGGACCGGCCAGGGACCATATCCGTCGCACGGGCGCGCCGATCGTGGTCAAGGCCGATGGGCTGGCCGCGGGCAAGGGCGTGATCGTGGCGATGACCGAGGCCCAGGCGCTGGAGGGCATCGACGAGATCTTCGGCGGCGCCTTCGGCGCGGCCGGGGCCGAGGTGGTGATCGAAGAGTTCATGACCGGCGAGGAGGCCAGCTTCTTCGTGCTCTGCGATGGCGAGACGGTGCTGCCCATCGGCTCGGCCCAGGACCACAAGCGCGCCTTCGACGGCGATACCGGCCCCAATACCGGCGGCATGGGCGCCTATTCGCCGGCCCCGGTGCTGACGGATGCGATTGCCGAGGCGGCGCTGGCGCAGATCGTGCGCCCGACCATTGCCGAGATGGCCCGCCGCGGCACGCCGTTCAAGGGCGTGCTCTATGCCGGGCTGATGATCGAGAAGGGCGCCGCGCGGCTGGTGGAATACAATGTCCGCTTCGGCGACCCGGAATGCCAGGTGCTGATGATGCGCCTTGGCGCGCAGGTGCTGGACCTGCTGCTGGCCTGCGCCGAGGGGCGGCTGGCCGGAATGCAGGTGACCTGGGCCGAGGATCATGCGCTGAGCGTGGTGATGGCGACGAACGGCTATCCCGGGGACCATGCCAGGGGCAGCCAGATCCGCGGGCTGGAGGAACTGCCCGAAACCAGCCTGGAAATGGTGTTCCACGCCGGCACCGCTGCCCGCGACGGCGGCATCATCGCCTCGGGCGGCCGGGTGCTGAACGTCACCGCCCGCGGCGCGAGCCTGGCCGAGGCCCGCGAGCGCGCCTATGGGCTGGTGGACCGCATCGACTGGCCCGGAGGCTTCTGCCGGCGAGATATCGGCTGGCGGGCGCTGTAG
- a CDS encoding FG-GAP repeat domain-containing protein: MRRGALVALLALWPTLTRAEPILGAQYAAPTDRYPHGALGDDLEWGALVLTLDGRQRRFTLPDELVFEDTAPRLADLDGDGAPEVIVVESHAAQGARLAVWGAGGRLAATPFIGTRFRWLAPLGAADLDGDGRVEIAYVETPHLGRVLRLARLEGGWLVPLADLPGLTNHSFGDPQIQGGIALCPGGAVIVTADADWRRVLHTRWQDGRLRAEDAGRYTGPASLVPDRACEE, encoded by the coding sequence ATGCGCCGTGGGGCCCTTGTCGCCCTGCTGGCGCTGTGGCCTACGCTGACCCGAGCCGAGCCGATCCTCGGGGCCCAATATGCCGCGCCGACGGACCGCTACCCCCACGGCGCGCTTGGCGATGATCTGGAATGGGGCGCGCTGGTGCTGACGCTGGACGGCCGGCAGCGCCGCTTCACCCTGCCGGACGAACTGGTCTTCGAGGATACGGCGCCGCGCCTGGCCGATCTCGATGGTGACGGCGCGCCCGAGGTGATCGTCGTCGAAAGCCACGCCGCGCAGGGCGCCCGGCTGGCGGTCTGGGGCGCCGGGGGCCGCCTTGCCGCCACCCCGTTCATCGGCACCCGCTTCCGCTGGCTCGCCCCGCTTGGCGCCGCCGATCTCGATGGCGACGGCCGGGTCGAGATCGCCTATGTCGAGACCCCGCATCTGGGCCGCGTTCTGCGGCTGGCGCGGCTGGAGGGGGGCTGGCTGGTGCCTCTGGCCGATCTGCCGGGCCTGACCAATCATAGCTTCGGCGATCCGCAGATACAGGGCGGCATCGCGCTCTGCCCCGGCGGTGCGGTGATCGTGACCGCAGATGCCGACTGGCGGCGCGTTCTGCACACGCGCTGGCAGGACGGGCGGCTGCGGGCCGAAGATGCCGGGCGCTACACCGGCCCCGCCAGCCTTGTGCCGGACCGCGCCTGCGAGGAGTAA
- a CDS encoding GNAT family N-acetyltransferase: MTLPTPFDFAPVLEDARFRLHPFTGADRDALAEVASDPTIWAGHPATNRWRPENLGPYLDMLQAAGGMMVFTERASGRVIGGSRFYVTADAPEDVAIGFTFLAADHWGGETNLAIKRLMLGHAFAQRGTVWFHIGPTNIRSQKATAKLGAVDQGARVLDFSGTPTEWLCFRLTRADWQARSAQG, encoded by the coding sequence TTGACTTTGCCCACCCCCTTCGACTTTGCCCCGGTGCTGGAAGACGCGCGCTTCCGCCTGCACCCGTTCACCGGCGCCGACCGCGATGCGCTGGCCGAGGTCGCAAGCGACCCCACAATCTGGGCGGGGCATCCGGCGACCAACCGCTGGCGGCCCGAGAACCTCGGCCCCTATCTCGACATGTTGCAGGCGGCGGGCGGGATGATGGTCTTCACCGAACGCGCGAGCGGCCGGGTCATCGGCGGCTCGCGCTTCTACGTGACCGCCGATGCACCCGAGGATGTCGCCATCGGCTTCACCTTCCTGGCCGCCGATCACTGGGGCGGTGAGACCAACCTTGCTATCAAGCGGTTGATGCTGGGCCATGCCTTTGCGCAGCGGGGGACCGTCTGGTTCCACATCGGCCCCACCAACATCCGCTCTCAAAAGGCCACGGCCAAACTGGGTGCTGTCGACCAGGGTGCGCGCGTACTCGATTTTTCGGGCACACCGACCGAATGGCTGTGCTTTCGCCTGACCCGCGCCGACTGGCAGGCGCGCAGCGCGCAAGGCTGA
- the purU gene encoding formyltetrahydrofolate deformylase, translating into MTAYVLTVTCPSRRGIVAAISGFLADQGCNITDSAQFDDLETGQFFTRTTFTSETGATLAALTEAFAAVAEPFGMDWAIHDAAHRVKVLLMVSNFGHCLNDLLYRWRIGALPIEIVGVVSNHLTYQKLVVNHDIPFHLIKVTKENKPEAEARLLSLVEETGAELVVLARYMQVLSDALCRRMAGRIINIHHSFLPSFKGANPYKQAFTRGVKLIGATAHYVTADLDEGPIIEQDTVRITHAQSPEDYVSLGRDVEAAVLSRAIHAHIHHRVFLNGNKTVVFPASPGSYASERMG; encoded by the coding sequence ATGACCGCCTACGTTCTGACCGTCACCTGCCCCTCGCGCCGCGGGATCGTCGCGGCGATCTCGGGGTTCCTGGCCGATCAGGGCTGCAACATCACCGATAGTGCCCAGTTCGACGATCTGGAGACCGGGCAGTTCTTCACCCGCACCACCTTCACCAGCGAAACCGGCGCCACGCTCGCTGCGCTGACCGAGGCCTTTGCCGCGGTGGCGGAGCCGTTCGGGATGGACTGGGCGATCCACGATGCGGCGCACCGGGTCAAGGTGCTGCTGATGGTGTCGAACTTCGGCCATTGCCTCAATGACCTGCTCTACCGCTGGCGCATCGGCGCGCTGCCGATCGAGATCGTGGGGGTGGTGTCGAACCACCTGACCTACCAGAAGCTGGTGGTGAACCATGACATTCCCTTCCACCTCATCAAGGTCACCAAGGAGAACAAGCCCGAGGCGGAGGCGCGGCTGCTGTCGCTGGTCGAGGAAACCGGCGCCGAACTGGTGGTGCTGGCGCGCTACATGCAGGTGCTGTCGGATGCGCTCTGCCGCAGGATGGCGGGGCGGATCATCAATATCCACCACTCTTTCCTGCCCAGCTTCAAGGGCGCCAACCCCTACAAGCAGGCCTTCACGCGGGGGGTGAAGCTGATCGGGGCCACGGCGCATTACGTCACCGCCGATCTCGACGAGGGCCCGATCATCGAGCAGGACACGGTGCGCATCACCCATGCCCAGAGCCCCGAGGATTATGTCAGCCTCGGCCGGGATGTAGAGGCGGCCGTGCTGAGCCGCGCCATCCACGCCCATATCCACCACCGGGTGTTCCTGAACGGCAACAAGACGGTGGTGTTCCCCGCCTCGCCGGGCAGCTATGCCAGCGAGAGGATGGGTTGA
- the ftsY gene encoding signal recognition particle-docking protein FtsY yields the protein MSFFNKLRDRLTRSSSKLGEGLDAILDETAEAPAEPGPAPAGLLGRLFKSDAAPAPEAPRRVLDDAMLESLEELLIASDMGVDTALRVTANLAQGRMGRRMSAPEIKAALAAEIARIMEPVARPLPIYAKRPQVVLIVGVNGSGKTTTIGKLASQFRAAGKSVVIAAGDTFRAAAVEQLQVWGERAGVPVLTAPEGSDPASLAFDAMTRAQESGADLLMIDTAGRLQNRADLMEELSKIVRVIRKKDPEAPHNTLLVLDATTGQNALLQVEMFRKLADVSGLVMTKLDGTAKGGVLVALADRFGLPIHAIGVGEQIDDLQPFDPDEFARALVGL from the coding sequence ATGTCGTTCTTCAACAAGCTCAGGGACCGGCTCACGCGCTCCTCCTCGAAACTGGGCGAGGGGCTGGATGCGATCCTGGACGAGACGGCCGAGGCTCCGGCCGAGCCGGGGCCCGCCCCTGCCGGCCTGCTCGGTCGCCTCTTCAAGTCCGACGCCGCCCCCGCCCCCGAGGCCCCGCGCCGGGTGCTTGACGATGCGATGCTCGAAAGCCTCGAAGAGCTGCTGATCGCCTCCGACATGGGAGTGGATACCGCGCTGCGCGTCACCGCCAATCTCGCGCAGGGGCGGATGGGCCGGCGCATGTCGGCCCCCGAGATCAAGGCCGCCCTTGCCGCCGAGATCGCAAGGATCATGGAGCCGGTGGCCCGCCCGCTGCCGATCTATGCCAAGCGCCCGCAGGTGGTGCTGATCGTCGGCGTCAACGGCTCGGGCAAGACCACAACCATCGGCAAGCTGGCCAGCCAGTTCCGTGCCGCCGGCAAATCGGTGGTGATTGCGGCAGGGGACACCTTCCGCGCCGCCGCGGTGGAACAGCTGCAGGTCTGGGGCGAGCGGGCCGGCGTGCCGGTGCTGACCGCGCCCGAGGGCTCGGACCCCGCCAGCCTCGCCTTCGACGCGATGACACGTGCGCAAGAGAGCGGCGCCGACCTTCTGATGATCGACACCGCGGGCCGGCTGCAGAACCGCGCCGATCTGATGGAGGAACTCTCCAAGATCGTGCGGGTGATCCGCAAGAAGGACCCCGAGGCGCCGCACAACACCCTTCTCGTGCTCGATGCCACCACCGGCCAGAACGCGCTGCTGCAGGTCGAGATGTTCCGCAAGCTGGCCGACGTGTCGGGCCTGGTGATGACCAAGCTCGACGGCACCGCCAAGGGCGGGGTGCTGGTGGCGCTGGCCGACAGGTTCGGCCTGCCGATCCATGCCATCGGCGTGGGCGAGCAGATCGACGACCTGCAGCCCTTCGACCCCGATGAATTCGCCCGCGCTCTGGTCGGCCTCTGA
- a CDS encoding inner membrane-spanning protein YciB, which produces MQGAKPKGRKINPWLKLGLELGPIVAFFVAFGRLKEATISVGGTEYGGFILATAGFIVLMVICTGILWRLTGRLAPMQVATLVLVVVFGGLSVWLNDERFFKMKPTMIYLLFAAILGFGLLRGKSYLALVMEEVMPLTPAGWMILTRRLALFFLALAIANEAIWRSMSDQAWVNFKTFGLTLAMFGFFMAQSKLMQEHALPQEGDEG; this is translated from the coding sequence ATGCAGGGCGCGAAACCGAAGGGCCGCAAGATCAATCCCTGGCTGAAGCTGGGGCTGGAGCTCGGCCCGATCGTGGCGTTCTTTGTGGCCTTCGGGCGGCTGAAGGAGGCCACCATCTCGGTGGGCGGCACCGAATATGGCGGCTTCATCCTGGCCACGGCCGGCTTCATCGTGCTGATGGTGATCTGCACCGGCATCCTGTGGCGCCTCACCGGGCGCCTCGCGCCGATGCAGGTGGCGACGCTGGTGCTGGTGGTGGTGTTCGGTGGCCTCTCGGTCTGGCTGAACGACGAGCGCTTCTTCAAGATGAAGCCGACGATGATCTACCTCCTCTTCGCCGCGATTCTCGGCTTCGGCCTCCTGCGCGGCAAATCCTACCTCGCGCTGGTGATGGAGGAGGTGATGCCGCTGACCCCCGCCGGCTGGATGATCCTGACCCGCCGGCTGGCGCTGTTCTTCCTGGCGCTGGCAATTGCGAACGAGGCGATCTGGCGCAGCATGTCCGACCAGGCCTGGGTCAACTTCAAGACCTTCGGCCTGACGCTGGCGATGTTCGGCTTCTTCATGGCGCAGAGCAAGCTGATGCAGGAGCACGCGCTGCCGCAGGAGGGCGACGAGGGCTGA
- a CDS encoding MgtC/SapB family protein, with protein MTGIWNEFAAELTGSFTATATAIAALRLVAAMLLGGLIGLERELQDKAAGLRTHMLIAVAACLFSLIALELIALPTAAPNEQRTDILRLIEAVTAGVAFLAAGSIIVSGGHVKGLTTGAGMWMAGAVGLACGTGHAGLAVMASGLAVLVLWLFKRLSERIG; from the coding sequence ATGACCGGGATCTGGAACGAGTTTGCCGCAGAACTGACCGGGTCATTCACCGCGACCGCGACCGCCATCGCGGCACTGCGGCTGGTCGCCGCGATGTTGTTGGGCGGGTTGATCGGGCTGGAGCGCGAGTTGCAGGACAAGGCGGCCGGGCTGCGCACCCATATGCTGATCGCGGTCGCGGCCTGCCTGTTCTCGCTGATCGCGCTGGAGCTGATCGCACTGCCGACCGCGGCCCCGAATGAGCAGCGCACCGATATCCTGCGCCTGATCGAGGCGGTGACGGCGGGGGTGGCGTTTCTGGCGGCCGGCTCGATCATCGTGTCGGGCGGGCATGTGAAAGGCCTGACCACCGGCGCCGGGATGTGGATGGCGGGGGCGGTCGGGCTGGCCTGCGGCACCGGCCATGCCGGACTGGCGGTGATGGCAAGCGGGCTGGCGGTGCTGGTGCTGTGGCTGTTCAAGCGGCTGTCGGAGCGGATCGGATAG